A stretch of Pelecanus crispus isolate bPelCri1 chromosome 3, bPelCri1.pri, whole genome shotgun sequence DNA encodes these proteins:
- the SERTAD4 gene encoding SERTA domain-containing protein 4 has protein sequence MTLVLPMQRLGRPIAAEGAADLAAYRALWEPPCCGRPGPGPAAPAPPPPAPPAPGPPAAGSHYRGISNPVTTSKITYFKRKYVEEEDFHPPLSSCTHKTISVFEERAHILYMSLEKLKFIDDPEVYLRRSVLINNLMKRIHGEIIMQNNWCFSACSFSGTSPQEWFVPQDCPYRKRLRMAKEEYEKLHTCCFYQECGSHYLNLPYSVNASTENTSSSSSSSSSSSSSPSSSPPISLPSCSQQVDYDIGSASSYRSDDQIPANEIFITNARSHGNQEKAKFNDEKGGNEPERESIALNCEPVRGTHALECKGKFYDYFETGCNDKSDISESWKKSLRKKESLPSNKMCCSKGSKI, from the exons ATGACCCTGGTGCTGCCCATGCAGCGGCTGGGCCGCCCCATCGCCGCCGAGGGAGCCGCCGACCTCGCCGCCTACCGCGCCCTTTGGGAGCCGCCCTgctgcggccgccccggccccggccccgccgccccggccccgccgcccccggccccgccggcgcccgGGCCCCCCGCCGCAG GATCGCATTACAGGGGAATTTCAAATCCTGTAACAACATCCAAGATCACatactttaaaaggaaatatgtgGAAGAAGAGGATTTTCATCCACCACTCAGCAGCTGTACACATAAA acaATCTCCGTGTTTGAGGAGCGGGCCCACATTCTATACATGTCTTtggaaaagctgaaattcaTTGATGATCCCGAAGTCTACCTGCGGAGATCTGTCCTCATCAACAACCTAATGAAGAGAATCCACGGAGAAATCATCATGCAGAACAACTGGTGCTTCTCCGCCTGCTCCTTCAGTGGCACCTCGCCACAAGAGTGGTTTGTGCCTCAGGACTGTCCATACAGAAAACGCCTTCGGATGGCAAAGGAGGAGTACGAGAAGCTCCACACGTGCTGCTTCTATCAAGAGTGTGGCAGTCACTATTTAAATCTACCCTACTCTGTTAACGCTAGTACAGAAAAtacttcctcctcttcctcctcctcctcttcctcctcctcctccccctcctcctccccccccattTCTTTGCCAAGCTGTTCCCAGCAGGTGGATTATGACATTGGCAGTGCCTCTTCTTACAGGAGTGATGACCAGATACCTGctaatgaaatattcatcaCTAATGCCAGGTCCCACGGTAATcaggaaaaggcaaaatttaATGACGAGAAAGGAGGTAATGAACCTGAGCGAGAGAGCATCGCCCTAAACTGTGAACCTGTAAGAGGCACCCATGCTCTCGAATGTAAAGGCAAATTTTATGACTATTTTGAGACTGGATGTAATGACAAGAGCGACATAAGTGAATCTTGGAAAAAATCCTTAAGGAAAAAGGAATCTTTACCAAGTAATAAAATGTGCTGCAGCAAAGGAAGTAAAATATGA